The following coding sequences are from one Aliarcobacter skirrowii CCUG 10374 window:
- a CDS encoding KpsF/GutQ family sugar-phosphate isomerase — translation MNYKEIVKDVLLTEAKELELASNSIFFEIEEIVELIVKSKGKLIVTGVGKSGLVGAKIAATLASTGTSSFFLHPTEAMHGDLGMIGKEDIVLGISYSGESEELIQILPHLKRFNIPLIAMAKNPNSTLAKYADYFINIAVTKEACPLDTAPTSSTTLTMAMGDALAVCLMKRRDFKKEDFASFHPGGSLGKKLFVKVNDLLRKDNLPIVSRETILKDAIITMSEGRLGSVIIVDKDEKVVGLLSDGDLRRALMKSDFSIDCTVETIATMNPKTFEDENLLASDALQIIENYKIQQLIITDKNKKLLGVLHIHDLLEAGIK, via the coding sequence ATGAACTATAAAGAGATAGTAAAAGATGTTTTACTAACTGAAGCTAAAGAGTTAGAGTTAGCTTCAAACTCTATTTTTTTTGAGATAGAAGAGATTGTTGAATTAATTGTAAAGTCTAAAGGTAAATTAATTGTAACTGGCGTTGGAAAATCTGGTCTAGTTGGTGCAAAAATTGCTGCAACACTTGCAAGTACAGGAACTAGCTCATTTTTCTTACATCCAACAGAGGCTATGCATGGAGATTTAGGAATGATAGGAAAAGAGGATATTGTTCTTGGAATCTCTTATAGCGGGGAGAGTGAAGAGCTAATTCAAATCTTACCTCATTTAAAAAGATTTAATATTCCACTAATTGCTATGGCAAAAAATCCTAACTCAACTTTAGCTAAATATGCAGACTATTTTATAAATATAGCTGTTACAAAAGAGGCTTGTCCTCTTGATACTGCTCCAACTTCATCAACTACTTTAACTATGGCTATGGGTGATGCTCTTGCTGTATGCCTTATGAAAAGAAGAGATTTCAAAAAAGAGGATTTTGCCTCTTTTCATCCAGGTGGAAGTCTTGGAAAAAAACTTTTTGTGAAAGTAAATGACCTTTTAAGAAAAGATAATTTACCTATAGTTTCACGTGAAACTATTTTAAAAGATGCAATTATTACAATGAGTGAAGGAAGATTGGGTTCAGTAATTATTGTTGATAAAGATGAAAAAGTTGTTGGATTATTAAGTGATGGGGATTTAAGAAGAGCACTTATGAAGTCTGACTTCTCTATAGATTGCACAGTTGAAACTATTGCAACAATGAATCCTAAAACTTTTGAAGATGAAAATCTTTTGGCAAGTGATGCTTTACAAATTATTGAAAACTATAAAATTCAACAATTAATTATCACAGATAAAAATAAGAAACTTCTAGGAGTTTTACATATCCACGATTTATTAGAGGCTGGTATAAAATGA
- a CDS encoding replication-associated recombination protein A — protein sequence MTDLSNRYRPTNLENFVGQSHIIGKDKALYQLIKNKDIPHLFFYGKPGTGKTTLAKIIAKEVGTDYYYFNATTFKIEDLRKVFERYKNSFIKPLIFIDEVHRLSKNQQEVLLPIMENYNATIIGASTENPFFTLTSAIRSRSFLYEFLPFTYDEMENILKSVLKDIDINLSSEVKDYLIYSSSGDARAMLTLLNFAYKVNQNISIDTLKQLRANVIGDGVSSSSSHYDLASAMIKSLRGSNIDAALYYMARLIDGGESVDFITRRFVIFASEDIGNANPNALNLATSTMLACNKIGYPESRIILAQCAIYLASSPKSNSAYKAVNKALELIKNGKILDIPKHLDSQHIGYLYPHDFGGYVEQEYLKEDLKLYENLNIAYEKTLNEWISKIKNIAK from the coding sequence ATGACTGATTTGTCAAATAGATACAGACCAACAAATCTTGAGAATTTTGTTGGTCAATCCCATATAATTGGTAAAGATAAAGCACTTTATCAACTTATTAAAAACAAAGATATTCCACATCTATTTTTTTATGGAAAACCTGGAACTGGAAAAACTACATTAGCTAAAATCATTGCAAAAGAAGTTGGAACAGATTACTACTACTTTAATGCAACAACATTTAAAATTGAAGATTTAAGAAAGGTATTTGAAAGATATAAAAATAGTTTTATTAAGCCTTTAATATTTATTGATGAAGTTCATAGATTATCAAAAAATCAACAAGAAGTTCTTCTTCCAATAATGGAAAACTATAATGCAACTATAATTGGAGCAAGTACAGAGAATCCTTTTTTTACTTTAACATCTGCAATTCGTTCAAGATCATTTTTATATGAGTTTTTACCATTTACTTATGATGAGATGGAAAATATTTTAAAGAGTGTTTTAAAAGATATTGATATTAATTTATCAAGTGAAGTTAAAGATTACTTGATATATTCAAGCTCTGGAGATGCCAGAGCTATGCTTACTCTATTAAACTTTGCATATAAAGTAAATCAAAATATTTCAATAGATACTTTAAAACAATTAAGAGCAAATGTAATAGGAGATGGTGTAAGTTCTAGTAGTTCTCACTATGATTTAGCAAGTGCAATGATTAAATCTTTAAGAGGTTCAAATATTGATGCTGCATTATATTATATGGCAAGATTAATTGATGGTGGAGAGAGTGTTGATTTTATAACTAGAAGATTTGTAATTTTTGCAAGTGAAGATATAGGAAATGCAAATCCAAATGCTTTAAATCTTGCAACAAGTACAATGCTAGCTTGCAATAAAATAGGCTATCCAGAATCTAGAATTATTTTAGCTCAATGTGCAATATACCTAGCCTCTAGCCCTAAATCAAATAGTGCGTATAAAGCTGTAAATAAAGCACTTGAACTGATTAAAAATGGTAAAATATTAGATATTCCAAAACATTTAGATTCACAACATATTGGATACCTATATCCACATGATTTTGGTGGTTATGTAGAGCAAGAGTATTTAAAAGAGGATTTGAAACTTTATGAAAATCTAAATATTGCTT
- the hisF gene encoding imidazole glycerol phosphate synthase subunit HisF: MNNLTKRIIPCLDVNNGRVVKGVNFVGLKDAGDPVEIAKRYNDEGADELTFLDISASVENRGTIVDIVKNVAREVFIPLTVGGGIRNLDDIYALLNVGCDKISINSSAVKTPNLIDDGAKRFGSQCIVVAIDVKKVSDGSYHVFVKGGREDTGLDAISWAKEVESRGAGEILLTSMDTDGVKSGFDLEITKEISKIVNIPVIASGGAGNMRHFKDAFEAGADAALAASIFHFKEVDIMELKKYLKENNVNVRL; encoded by the coding sequence TTGAATAATCTAACAAAAAGAATAATCCCATGTTTGGATGTAAATAATGGAAGAGTAGTTAAAGGTGTAAACTTTGTAGGATTAAAAGATGCAGGAGATCCTGTTGAAATTGCAAAAAGATACAACGATGAAGGCGCTGATGAGTTAACATTTTTAGATATTAGTGCAAGTGTTGAAAATAGAGGAACTATTGTAGATATTGTTAAAAATGTTGCACGTGAGGTATTTATTCCACTAACTGTTGGTGGAGGAATACGAAATTTAGATGATATTTATGCACTTTTAAATGTTGGTTGTGACAAAATCTCTATAAATTCAAGTGCTGTTAAAACTCCAAACTTAATAGATGATGGAGCTAAAAGATTTGGAAGCCAATGTATTGTTGTGGCAATTGATGTTAAAAAAGTATCAGATGGTTCATACCATGTTTTTGTAAAAGGTGGAAGAGAAGATACAGGACTTGATGCAATTTCTTGGGCAAAAGAGGTAGAAAGTAGAGGTGCTGGAGAGATTTTATTAACTTCTATGGATACAGATGGAGTTAAGAGTGGTTTTGATTTAGAAATTACAAAAGAGATTTCAAAAATTGTAAATATTCCAGTAATTGCAAGTGGTGGAGCTGGAAATATGAGACATTTTAAAGATGCTTTTGAAGCTGGTGCTGATGCTGCATTGGCTGCTTCAATTTTTCACTTTAAAGAGGTTGATATTATGGAGTTAAAAAAATATCTAAAAGAGAATAATGTAAATGTTAGGTTATAG
- a CDS encoding SIMPL domain-containing protein: protein MKRVSKLLLLLPIFALSYELNFNNSFSKSLKPDILSSTVNISVTKENENSANKEIEKFNYFLKNTKNITLKNTNYNLTPKYEYIENKPYFKGFIATINFVVESKESSIINSFLSDLLAFKDSQKKSDIKINISNLSWDVSEKLQNKIIDNLRLESILWIEDYAKEISKKSSKKCEIKSVIINEDGNYNFSRVKAVAFSTNSENMDISPIRSEQNIKINTNYILDCK from the coding sequence ATGAAAAGAGTATCAAAGCTTCTACTTCTTTTGCCTATTTTTGCTCTCTCTTATGAATTAAACTTTAATAATAGTTTTTCAAAGAGTTTAAAGCCTGATATATTATCATCAACAGTAAATATAAGTGTTACAAAAGAAAATGAGAACAGTGCAAATAAAGAGATAGAGAAATTTAATTATTTCTTAAAGAATACAAAAAATATTACATTAAAAAATACAAATTATAATTTGACACCAAAATATGAGTACATAGAGAATAAGCCATATTTCAAAGGTTTTATAGCAACTATAAATTTTGTAGTAGAATCAAAAGAATCATCTATAATAAATAGTTTTTTATCCGATTTATTGGCATTTAAAGATAGTCAAAAAAAGAGTGATATAAAAATAAATATATCTAATTTATCTTGGGATGTTAGTGAAAAATTACAAAATAAAATTATTGATAACTTAAGATTAGAATCTATACTTTGGATTGAAGATTATGCAAAAGAGATATCTAAAAAGAGCTCAAAAAAATGTGAAATAAAAAGTGTAATAATTAATGAAGATGGTAATTATAATTTTTCTAGAGTAAAAGCTGTAGCATTTTCAACAAATAGTGAAAATATGGATATCTCACCAATAAGAAGTGAACAAAATATTAAAATTAATACAAATTATATTTTGGATTGTAAATGA
- a CDS encoding purine-nucleoside phosphorylase: MIVSAGKQESFPFTKAIGVGLVESAMNLTKICLFNRPEFILFIGSAGSYGNHNIFDIVESKNSSNIELSFLQNFAYTPIDNAVRIDTALTNSEVIVNSSNYISTNQILSKDFLQYNVELENMEFFSVLSVAKEFEIPAFGIFVVTNYTNENAHSDFIKNHKEAMNRLVKYLEDKNIIKEAK; encoded by the coding sequence ATGATAGTTAGTGCAGGAAAACAAGAGAGCTTTCCTTTTACAAAAGCAATTGGAGTTGGTTTGGTTGAAAGCGCAATGAACTTAACAAAAATTTGTCTATTTAATAGACCTGAGTTTATTTTATTTATTGGAAGTGCTGGAAGTTATGGAAATCACAATATTTTTGATATTGTAGAGTCAAAAAACTCTTCAAACATAGAGTTAAGCTTTTTGCAAAATTTTGCATATACACCAATAGATAATGCAGTTAGAATTGATACAGCTTTGACAAATAGTGAAGTTATTGTAAATAGTTCAAACTATATAAGTACAAATCAAATTTTATCAAAAGATTTTTTACAATACAATGTCGAACTTGAAAATATGGAGTTTTTTTCTGTATTAAGTGTTGCAAAAGAGTTTGAAATACCAGCTTTTGGTATTTTTGTTGTTACAAACTATACAAATGAGAATGCACATAGTGATTTTATAAAAAATCATAAAGAAGCAATGAACAGATTAGTAAAATATTTAGAAGATAAAAATATAATAAAAGAGGCAAAATAG
- a CDS encoding ribonuclease J translates to MEEIKKEENSATQQETSSVEVKKREFKPRAPRHQNNKENQENSGSIEQNGDKKPHFKKKRPNNKPRFINKDMPTSGDGWTNDLKKSYLINEKIHKDRLNPHYKLNLNTNAKLRITPLGGLNEIGGNMMVVETENEAIVVDVGMSFPDGEMHGVDILIPDFSYLREIKDKIVAVIITHGHEDHIGAMPYLFKEMQFPIYGSALPLEMIGSKFDEHKMREHRSLFRAISKRVPIKIGNDFEIEWMHITHSIIDSSAIAIKTAAGTMIHTGDFKIDHTPYDGFPTDIHRLAHYGEEGVLVLTSDSTNSHTPGFTKTEKAVSPTFERIFSTAKGRVIMSTFSSNIHRVAQAIEKALKYGRKICVIGRSMEKNLDIAMSLGYVKFPKDQFIEAHEVGKYNDNEVMIVTTGSQGESMSALYRMAIHEHRHIKIKPEDQIILSAKAIPGNEGSVSEIINHLLKAGANVAYQDHTDIHVSGHAAQEEQKLMLRLVKPKFFLPVHGEYNHALKHAQTGIDCGILERNVYIMSDGEQVEVTPKYLKKVRAVKSGKVYIDNQLNHKISDDVVIDRQTMAKEGIVMIVAQINENDRTVAGKPKVASFGLLSDSKQDRNFEKEIEDILAVFLANAKPGIFKNSRILEDELRKVVRKHCVRKYKKYPMIVPTIFVQ, encoded by the coding sequence ATGGAAGAGATAAAAAAAGAAGAAAATAGCGCTACACAACAAGAAACTTCTTCAGTTGAAGTTAAAAAAAGAGAGTTTAAACCAAGAGCTCCTAGACATCAAAATAACAAAGAAAATCAAGAAAACAGTGGTTCAATTGAACAAAATGGTGATAAAAAACCTCATTTCAAAAAGAAAAGACCAAATAATAAACCTAGATTTATTAATAAAGATATGCCAACAAGTGGTGATGGATGGACAAATGATCTTAAAAAATCTTATCTTATAAATGAAAAAATCCACAAAGATAGATTAAATCCTCACTATAAGCTCAATTTAAACACAAATGCCAAACTTAGAATTACTCCACTTGGTGGATTAAATGAAATTGGTGGAAATATGATGGTTGTAGAGACTGAGAATGAAGCAATCGTTGTAGATGTTGGTATGAGTTTCCCTGATGGTGAGATGCATGGAGTTGATATTTTAATTCCAGATTTCTCATATCTTAGAGAGATAAAAGATAAAATTGTTGCAGTAATTATTACTCATGGTCATGAAGATCATATTGGAGCTATGCCATATCTATTTAAAGAGATGCAGTTTCCTATTTATGGATCTGCACTTCCTTTGGAGATGATTGGTTCAAAATTTGATGAGCATAAAATGAGAGAGCATAGATCACTATTTAGAGCTATTTCAAAAAGAGTTCCTATTAAAATTGGAAATGATTTTGAGATTGAGTGGATGCATATTACTCACTCTATTATTGATTCATCTGCAATTGCAATTAAAACAGCCGCTGGAACTATGATTCACACAGGTGATTTTAAAATAGATCACACACCATATGATGGATTTCCAACAGATATTCACAGACTTGCTCACTATGGAGAAGAGGGGGTTTTAGTTTTAACATCTGATTCAACAAACTCTCATACTCCAGGGTTTACAAAAACAGAGAAAGCTGTTTCTCCTACTTTTGAAAGAATTTTTTCAACAGCAAAAGGAAGAGTTATTATGAGTACATTCTCTTCAAATATTCACAGAGTTGCTCAAGCTATTGAAAAAGCTTTAAAATATGGTAGAAAAATCTGTGTTATTGGTAGATCTATGGAAAAAAATTTAGATATTGCTATGAGCTTAGGATATGTAAAATTCCCTAAAGATCAATTTATTGAAGCACATGAAGTTGGTAAATATAATGATAATGAAGTAATGATAGTGACAACAGGAAGTCAAGGTGAATCAATGAGTGCTCTATATAGAATGGCAATTCATGAACACAGACATATAAAAATAAAACCTGAAGATCAAATAATATTATCTGCAAAAGCAATTCCTGGAAATGAGGGAAGTGTATCTGAGATAATAAATCATCTACTAAAAGCTGGAGCAAATGTTGCATATCAAGATCATACTGATATTCATGTTTCTGGACATGCTGCTCAAGAGGAACAAAAGCTTATGCTAAGACTTGTTAAGCCTAAGTTCTTCTTACCAGTTCATGGAGAGTATAATCATGCTTTAAAACACGCACAAACAGGAATTGATTGTGGAATTTTAGAGAGAAATGTATATATTATGAGTGATGGTGAACAAGTTGAAGTAACTCCAAAATATCTTAAAAAAGTAAGAGCTGTAAAAAGTGGTAAAGTTTATATTGATAATCAACTAAATCATAAAATATCTGATGATGTCGTAATAGATAGACAAACAATGGCAAAAGAGGGTATTGTTATGATTGTTGCCCAAATAAATGAAAATGATAGAACAGTTGCTGGTAAACCAAAAGTTGCATCATTTGGACTTCTTTCAGATAGTAAACAAGATAGAAATTTTGAAAAAGAGATTGAAGATATTTTAGCTGTATTCTTAGCCAATGCAAAACCAGGAATCTTTAAAAATAGTAGAATTTTAGAAGATGAACTGAGAAAAGTTGTTAGAAAACATTGTGTAAGAAAATACAAAAAATACCCAATGATTGTTCCTACTATATTTGTTCAATAA
- a CDS encoding pseudouridine synthase yields MRLNKFISHNSGYSRREADTLIAEGKVRVNNKVVSDLATKVKTTDKVEIGKKIIKEDKNRMYTVIVYNKPKGEIVSKSDPQGRRTIYDSLESKYKHFMSVGRLDYASEGLLLLSDSVEVVNTLMHSNLERVYKIKVNGFITPKVEQAMQSGITIEDATKGAYKNTKIKSMQFSPFLAYDIQTNTEKTSKIKVVINEGKNRELRRFFAHFGLTVMDLKRLEYGGVSLNNLPSGKSRFLTKEEYKNLRIFLNEENND; encoded by the coding sequence ATGAGATTAAATAAGTTTATATCTCATAATAGTGGCTATTCAAGAAGAGAAGCCGATACTCTTATTGCTGAAGGTAAAGTTAGAGTAAACAATAAAGTTGTAAGCGATTTAGCTACAAAAGTAAAAACAACAGATAAAGTTGAAATTGGTAAAAAAATAATCAAAGAAGATAAAAATAGAATGTACACTGTAATCGTTTACAATAAACCAAAAGGTGAAATTGTAAGCAAAAGTGATCCTCAAGGAAGAAGAACTATTTATGATAGCTTAGAGAGCAAATATAAGCACTTTATGAGCGTAGGGCGACTTGACTATGCTAGTGAAGGACTTTTGCTTTTAAGTGACAGTGTAGAGGTTGTAAATACACTAATGCACTCAAATTTAGAGAGAGTCTATAAGATTAAAGTAAATGGTTTTATAACTCCTAAAGTTGAACAAGCTATGCAAAGTGGAATTACAATTGAGGATGCAACAAAAGGTGCATATAAAAATACAAAGATAAAATCTATGCAGTTTTCACCATTTTTAGCTTATGATATACAAACAAATACAGAGAAAACTTCTAAAATAAAAGTTGTAATAAATGAGGGTAAAAATAGAGAATTAAGAAGATTTTTTGCACATTTTGGACTAACTGTTATGGATCTTAAAAGATTAGAGTATGGAGGAGTTAGCCTCAATAACCTTCCTAGTGGAAAATCAAGATTTTTGACAAAAGAGGAGTATAAAAATCTTAGAATTTTCCTAAATGAAGAGAATAATGACTGA